The sequence TGATACAGCTAGGGATAGTCAAAATCATGACGCGAGAAAAAGGTGAGGTTGTAGAAAAGAACGTACCACAAAATGCATTAGTGATTCGCGGTAACAAAGGCAAGCCGTTAATGGCCAAACAATATCGCAACAACCGTTCATCAATAGCTCGTAGAGATGCAGTCTCATTTTTAGCAGGTGGAGTTGGTAAAGCAGCAGAATATATCAACCGGACTGAATCCGAAGTTGTTACCGGCGAAAACGGAACAGTAGCCGTCACAAATGTCAACCGCGACCCAAGTTTAGCAGCCGGTATATTAGAAGGCGGTACAAAAACCGTAGTGCCGCAAATATCCCGTCGCAATCAACGAGCCATTTCTCAAATGTCCCGGAGAACAAATATTTGGTATTTACCAGAAGGTAAAAAAGTCGAAGTATTTGTCAATCAAGAAGTACAAATTTGATTGGTAATTGGGCATTGGGCATTGGGCATTGGGCATTGGGCATGGGGGATTGGTAATTGGTAATAATTATTCTTCCCCCTCTTCCGCCTCTTCCCCTTCTCCCCCCTCTCTTTCTTCTCCCTATGTTTCTCTATCTATGAAAAAAAGATTTCGCCTCTCCCTTGGCTCTTTAATTTTCTCTGCCACAAGTATATTCACCGCAGGTGCTGTTTTTGCTAATAATGCGGTTTTGCGTTCAATATTTTCCTGTCAAGCTCAAGGTTTGGGTGGTGCTATTCCGACTGTAAAAGTATGGTATCAACAAGGTACAAATTTAAGCTTTATACCAGCAGGAGAAACTATAAAAAAAGTTTGGTTGGATGACCCATCACAAGTTACCCTAGATTTTGATGGCCCAATGTGCGTACAATTTGGTCAAGAGGCTGATACCGGAGACTGCGAAGACTCCGCAGCCAACGTAATTCACCTCAGAAGAATCCAAAAACTTGATATTCCTGGACTTCCAGATACTAACAATACACTGTTAACGGTAATTACAGAAGGCAACGGCAAAAAAAGACTCTACGCATTCAGAGTGCTTTATCAAGAAGGAAGTCCCGAATATAATACTTTAGCAGTATTTGCAGACCCTCCTAATTTTGGAGAAACACCTTGTGTAAGAGTTGAATAGTGAGTGGTTATCAGTGAACAGTGAGCAGTGAGCAGTGAACAGTTATCACCAATTACCAATTACCAATTACCAATTACCTTTCTCTCCCATACCCAAACCCCAATTCCTAATGCCCCTAACACCCAAGACAACCAATCACCCCAACGCACATATAAAGTTTGAGTTTGTCTTCGGTAAATAGTTTCTGCGTGAGTTTCGTAGGTGTCATGTCCTGATATCCACAAAGTTTTACCGTGGGGATTGACAAATGCAGAATATCCAGTATTGGTGGCTCTTGCTGCCCATCTATCGTTTTCAATGGCTCTCATAATATCCTGGGCGTGATGTTGAAATTGCATTGCTGCACTGTAAGGATCGTTATTGGAAGCCGTAATAATGAATTCCCCACCCGTAGCGGTTTGATTGCGAAATTGTTCGGCGAAGGCTGAACCATAACAAATGCCGACGGTAGCATTACCAAAAGGTGTTTTCACAATTTGGTTGGATTTTCCCGGTATTTGTCTGGCTGTTACCGGAGATAATCTGTTAATAATATCGCCTAAAATATTTTCAAAGGGGATGTATTCTCCCAAAGGTACTAACTTCTCTTTGTCGTAGCGGCTATAAACTTCACCAGATCCAGTAAAAGTTAGCAAACTATTGGTATACCTATCTTTCCCTTGACGTTTATAGCCACCAATCCAAGCTAAAACATTTTTTTGCCGTACTGCTGCAATCACCGAACTTTGAATAATTTCATCTTCAAAAAACGGTAAGGCACCTTCCGGAGTTAAAACTGCTTGTACATCCTGATTCGCTAATTTTAAGTAACCCCCAGTATAGTTTCGCATAATACGTCTGCTTCCTTGGGGCTTAAACTTGATTCTATTAGGAATATTCCCTTGAATTATCCCTATTTTTAAAGCAGCTTGAGGTATTTGAGAAAGGGGACGAGAATACAAACCAAAACCAATTAAATGTAGGGAAACGAATAACGCGATCGCAATTGTTGCCAATCGCTGAAAACTTATACCCTCTTGACTCTGCCGCTGAACAAAACGAGTATTTAAAGCTTCTGCTAGCAAACCGTTAACTGCAATTATTGCAGCATTTACCGCTGTTGGCCCCGAAATTTGACCTAAATGTAAAGCTACCAAATTATGCGGTGATTGTGTGTAAGAAATCGAACTCCACCATAAAGGTCCCGCGCTCCAAATTCTTTCTAAAATGCACCAAATAGCTGTACCAATCAGTACGCGAATCAAGCTATTTTGAGTTGAAAATAATTTTATTAGCTTAGACCAAAGCATGAC comes from Rivularia sp. PCC 7116 and encodes:
- the lnt gene encoding apolipoprotein N-acyltransferase yields the protein MKPNIFTKSINRNSKLIIALASGIAMGLTVAPVEAWFLAWFAMIPLWLIVAIPKHKSKSSSLLPSLLWGFGYHGTALYWITGLHPLTWLGVPWLGSIAIVVFCWLFISFWGGILVMLWSKLIKLFSTQNSLIRVLIGTAIWCILERIWSAGPLWWSSISYTQSPHNLVALHLGQISGPTAVNAAIIAVNGLLAEALNTRFVQRQSQEGISFQRLATIAIALFVSLHLIGFGLYSRPLSQIPQAALKIGIIQGNIPNRIKFKPQGSRRIMRNYTGGYLKLANQDVQAVLTPEGALPFFEDEIIQSSVIAAVRQKNVLAWIGGYKRQGKDRYTNSLLTFTGSGEVYSRYDKEKLVPLGEYIPFENILGDIINRLSPVTARQIPGKSNQIVKTPFGNATVGICYGSAFAEQFRNQTATGGEFIITASNNDPYSAAMQFQHHAQDIMRAIENDRWAARATNTGYSAFVNPHGKTLWISGHDTYETHAETIYRRQTQTLYVRWGDWLSWVLGALGIGVWVWERKVIGNW